The Epinephelus lanceolatus isolate andai-2023 chromosome 11, ASM4190304v1, whole genome shotgun sequence genome window below encodes:
- the scn4bb gene encoding sodium channel, voltage-gated, type IV, beta b isoform X1, whose translation MEVQWVGVEPLRLGPPHTALGLIFSVLLGVWSVQALEMSVGKIPFLQAVNGSTVMLPCTYASCIGIEDLYFSWQFNDNGTMQKVCDSVIASEEVEPHVAIYRERVEFVGKNHKNNISILLWNITFEDGGQYTCFGRNPKEKGRNHSAIFNLIVVDELRVVDNTLTIIIASCVGGAIAALMGFMLLKNFTLYVMSKLEEKNKECLVTSSGIDNTENGLSGSKADSKPTPKKK comes from the exons ATGGAGGTCCAGTGGGTTGGGGTTGAACCCCTGAGGCTGGGCCCTCCACACACAGCCCTCGGCCTGATCTTCTCTGTGCTGCTTG GTGTGTGGTCTGTTCAGGCCCTTGAGATGTCTGTTGGGAAGATTCCCTTCCTGCAGGCAGTGAATGGCAGCACAGTCATGTTGCCTTGCACATACGCCAGCTGTATCGGCATCGAGGATCTCTACTTCAGCTGGCAGTTCAATGACAACGGCACCATGCAGAAG GTGTGTGATTCAGTGATAGCGTCAGAGGAGGTGGAGCCACATGTAGCTATATATCGTGAACGGGTGGAGTTTGTGGGGAAgaaccataaaaacaacatcTCCATCTTGCTGTGGAACATCACCTTCGAGGACGGAGGCCAGTACACTTGTTTTGGACGGAACCCCAAAGAGAAGGGCAGGAACCACAGCGCCATCTTCAACCTCATCGTGGTGGACGAGC TGAGGGTGGTGGACAACACGCTGACCATCATCATAGCCTCGTGTGTGGGTGGAGCCATCGCAGCGTTAATGGGCTTCATGTTGCTCAAGAACTTCACTCTCTATGTTATGTCTAAGCTTGAGGAGAAAAA TAAGGAGTGCCTTGTAACTTCATCAGGGATCGACAACACAGAAAATGGCCTCTCAGGATCCAAAGCTGATTCAAAGCCGACACcaaaaaagaaatga
- the scn4bb gene encoding sodium channel, voltage-gated, type IV, beta b isoform X2 — translation MSVGKIPFLQAVNGSTVMLPCTYASCIGIEDLYFSWQFNDNGTMQKVCDSVIASEEVEPHVAIYRERVEFVGKNHKNNISILLWNITFEDGGQYTCFGRNPKEKGRNHSAIFNLIVVDELRVVDNTLTIIIASCVGGAIAALMGFMLLKNFTLYVMSKLEEKNKECLVTSSGIDNTENGLSGSKADSKPTPKKK, via the exons ATGTCTGTTGGGAAGATTCCCTTCCTGCAGGCAGTGAATGGCAGCACAGTCATGTTGCCTTGCACATACGCCAGCTGTATCGGCATCGAGGATCTCTACTTCAGCTGGCAGTTCAATGACAACGGCACCATGCAGAAG GTGTGTGATTCAGTGATAGCGTCAGAGGAGGTGGAGCCACATGTAGCTATATATCGTGAACGGGTGGAGTTTGTGGGGAAgaaccataaaaacaacatcTCCATCTTGCTGTGGAACATCACCTTCGAGGACGGAGGCCAGTACACTTGTTTTGGACGGAACCCCAAAGAGAAGGGCAGGAACCACAGCGCCATCTTCAACCTCATCGTGGTGGACGAGC TGAGGGTGGTGGACAACACGCTGACCATCATCATAGCCTCGTGTGTGGGTGGAGCCATCGCAGCGTTAATGGGCTTCATGTTGCTCAAGAACTTCACTCTCTATGTTATGTCTAAGCTTGAGGAGAAAAA TAAGGAGTGCCTTGTAACTTCATCAGGGATCGACAACACAGAAAATGGCCTCTCAGGATCCAAAGCTGATTCAAAGCCGACACcaaaaaagaaatga